Part of the Ictalurus furcatus strain D&B chromosome 19, Billie_1.0, whole genome shotgun sequence genome, aataATGCTGCtggaaatcacaggtttatattaatgcatctTATCTAAGTTATCTTTTCTATTATTCACAGCGAAAATCACTGGGACTTGTACGCTGGACACGTAATctagcctaataataaactggTTAAAAACATGCTGtcgtttaacaaagaaaaataattgcTGGTAAAgagatgcttatttaacatttatggaaggagtcaacTGTGTaattgctttgtaacagtcagtaagtttttcttcacaggaaagtcttcaggacagaggactctacgttttgtgtttactcagtatCATGACTTGcttattttttgtattattaaaaagagaacaaaagagaCTTGTGAGgaaaggactgtttatagctactgtaACATAAGAGATAACCGAAACTTGTTTTGTCAcccttccacaacattagatGTAGCTAAAAACTGTTAAAAGtataatgtgtcattctttaataaataaaattgtaattgctgcaagttattattaaaaaaaaaaaaaaaacaggaataaaacactttgagacatggagttataaaataatacatttacacaaactcaaacatctgattcaaaaaataataataatttcaggaCTCCTCTTATGATGGCCTGTACGCGCCGTAACCTTGAGGTGATCAGAGTGCTTCTGGACCATGGTGCTGACCCGACTCTGCAGAATAAAGATGGCTGGAACTCGTTTCACATTGCGTGTCGAGAGGGTGATCCAGCTGTGATAGAGCACCTTCTGCACATCAGGCCAGAAGTTTGGAGGACAGAGAGCAAGACACGCCGGACTCCTCTACATACTGCTGGTATTGCAGTGTCCACTCTAATTGAGAATTAAAGCATAGATTTGTACATCACAATGGCAAAAATTATCATTGTAGTAGTTCAGTAGACAACCCTGTGCTTATGatttacaatataattaaataagtgGTTACAAGATACACGTGACACCATGGTAACTGACATAAACTTAAAGTCcgcatgaaatcaaaattgaagttttgtggcaTATAGTAATAATACGTTAGCCTTAAGATTATCTATatgctagtgtgctccaaaacaatgacaaaatttgcatttagaagacatatgcattcaaaatttacagtctctttTTACCACCAATATGGATCAACAATTttcatgacatcattctgcagttcagcttctcgtcagattttctgtccagtcAAATGCtttctagaatctgaagtgtcccgccctcGACGTTTTAAAAATCACCTTGCCGAAGTTGTCGTTGTTGAGTGAGAGAAATCATACCAGCAAGCATGGGTTATAAATGTGCTGGTGCTTGACCACACCCCTGCTGCCACAGTAACCTATACCTTGTCGACTTGGCATTTCAATCAGAATTGAAGAATGCATTCTTTATGTAAGCCAGTGCTTATTGGAATAAgactttataaatgtttatgtaggttttttttaatggccatTTAAATAGGTGCCATGTAACCCTATGAACTATCATGATGAATGATTACTCTTAAGTAAAAGATTACTCTTCAGTATTTCCAGCTCTTTAGGCTCTTTAGGTTTTTATACAATAAGCTGGCTATGTTTCTTTGGCATGCTCCTTTTTTCACTACCATTCGcactgtttatttaacatgataaacattgttttttgCCCGATTTTAATTCACGACTTGTGTTATAGCTATGCATGGCTGTCTGGAAGTTGTCAAGATTCTTCTTGAGAGGTCAGTTACTGATATTGTATATTCTGTTTGAGATATATTAAAGGGAtggttcacccaaaaatgaaaattctgtcatcagttactcacCCTTATGTCGTTTGAAACCCctaagactttcgttcatcttcggaacacacattttaatgaaacctgggagatttctgtccctctgtttacaatccaagtaaccaaaattttcaagctccaaaaagttcataaagatATCGAAATAATAATGCATCTGACTCCAggggtttaatcccaattttatgaagcgatacgGATGCTTTGTGTGcgcaaaaaaatacaattaagtctttattcaaAATCATTCTCTACTTCTCTACTTCTTGCAAGCAGCGTCACACCACCcagttgtggattattttccagtaagaGCACAAAGTTTTTAGgcctcttattccacagcaattttccaattattcacattttttttaactgtaaaagtATGACACATTgatcttttttgtttatagtaACATTTAGTGTTGAGGAATGTCCGCAAaacttagttcctgttatcacttacgttacaatggctataaatagtcattccctcaccagcctctctttttttctctcttgaagttaataagatgaaATTGCTAAATtgttatgttactgagaaaatgcACAAAGtaaaatcctctgtcctgaagactttcccatttCAGAAACCGTAAAGTTACTAACACCAGCACTAAAACTAATCTGTACTCTCAGAACTGCTTTTACTTGTGTTGGATGATGTCAATTCTTGTGATTTATCCAAACTGTGAACAAACAACCGAATGTAACATACAGTTGAGTTTTGTATAGGCCCGGTAGGTTTGTATTTCCCTTTATTGTGTTAGAAAGCAGTAGTGAAAAACCCAACAGGATTCTTTTGTCTTATCCAGATGTGATTATAAGCCTGATGAGAAAGACAGCTGTGGCGTTACACCATTCATGGACGCTGTGAGAAACGGATATCTGGATGTAGCCAAGCTGCTGCTGGAGAAACACCAAGTAAAAGACAGTTTGACTGGTACATTTAGCTGAGCCTcaattactaaataaaaatataatttattaagtgcgtgtgtggttgttttttttgttgttgtttttttcaaaacagGCCTGTCCAACCGCTGTGGATATTCTGGGAGCGCAGCCACTACACCAGGCTTCTGTAACAGCTCAAGAAGAGGCACTGCGTTTCCTCGTACACGAGCTTAGTGTTGACGTGAACGTGAGAGCCACAGCATTGGAGCTTACAGCTCTTCATTATGCTGCCAAGGTCAAGTCTTTTTTGAACAATTTATAAAATAACAGACAAATCTCCATATGAAATGTAAATCTCTACAATCTCTAATGGTAAGTGTTATAGTACAATGCTTTTGGAAAACTCACCCTCTGCTCTGGTGTATTTTTCAGGAAGGACACACGGACACCATAAAAACTCTGCTGCAGTTAGGTGCTGATCTTCATGCTAGGGATAAGAAAGGACGCTCAGGTAAGAAGGTTTCACACCTAAATGGTTTGGTGAAGTCAGCACCAGAGTTTGATCTTTTGTGACACTGAATCATTTCCattctgtttgtttgatttcaCATTTCATTGATTTTCAAGCACATTAAATTGTTTACAAGTGCTGGTGTACCTTGActaatttattcggccttttcaattattaataataatttcggttgccgaacattcggtgcatccctagtattagcccattatttaacaaagacgtttaagaaattgtttgtttttaatggaattttACCTCTGTCAcacaaatgtgttttcattagAGGAAATATAGAACATTATAGTTGGTAACTACAGTTAATAACATGTCAAAATTGCTAAAAGTTTAAGGTAAATCATTTCTGTGACTTTCTCCCTTAAATCTCTTATGGACTGTTAACATTTGTCTAGACCCATTTCTTTTGTTGATTAGgatgataaaatatttaaaccagttctatgaaaagaaataaatgtattttgctgtgtggtttttgagtACAGGAAGAGAAAGGTTTACATGCAATAAGACCGCAAAACTCTTCATGCACATTGTTTTCTGTGGTTGTACTGTTGCAAATATGTAAATCTATACGGGCTACCGTATATTCAAAAATTATCATCCATTCAGCCAATACTGGAAGTGAAACTAGCTTTACCATGGTAATAAAAGCACTTGGTATCTTTTATGTGCTCACCTTGGTGCAAACTGTGTTCCTACCACCAACAAGCTAAACAATGGTTTCCTTGGAAGAGGACTGAGATCACTGATTTTTGGAGGGTACTCAGGGTACTGCTGATTACTGAACAAATAACAGGAATCATAGCTGTTAATAATGGCATTACGTCATCTGGCCAAGCAGCATAGCCTGGTAAAAACTATGTTGGATCTCACAAGCTTTCATTTGGTATTGCCAAGTCAGATAAATTGACGATGGTTGCAAGGAAGGATTGTACACGGGCTAACATATGTATGtcttaactgtaaaaaaaaacaacaactacaaactGTTAAATGGTGGACGTTAAATCATTCTCTGTTCTATAATTCCCAGCGTTACACATGGCATGCATCGGCCAGCATGCGATCACAGCGAGGGCCCTGTTACAGCTCGGACTCACAGATACAGAGGACAGCACGGGCACTACGGCTAGACAGCATGCCAAGAAACCAGACATGACCAGAGTGTTCGAGATGCCTGAGGAGCCAGAGCCTTAACAAACAGCTATCCAGATAAAtcatattaaattataatacTAAAGCAGTTCTGTGCAAATGTGTTTGAAATAAACGCTGTTTGGTTTGTTAACTTCCTTCTTTGAAAATGACCTCCTATTTAAGTTTAGGGGTGAAGTAAAAAGCAgtgaggttttaaaaaaagttctcaTACCCTGCCCCTGGGTCTAAGAAACACAGCAGAAGTTCTTTCAGAGGAAACCTTACAAAGAAACTGTTACTGGAGATAATGCAGAATAAAATATAGACATAGATACTATATATAACCCatatatttgttgttttctctgcACTTACACACTTGGTCCAACTAATCAAGTAAATAGCAGGCCATTTTCGTGAAACCACCGTAACGGGGTGCGACGAGGCTAAAGGCCCTATATGAACCAGTTAAAATTAATGCAGAATAGTAAATCTCCAAAACAAACTGAATGAGACACAGAAAACAGTACTGACAAGCTATTATAAAGCAAGGCCTGTAAAGCAAATTAGATCAGATTCTAAATACTAAAGAGGAATCTGGTGCATAAGCTAATTAGGTCTTATAGAACTTATCCTAGTATGACAGTAGAtggcatactgtacatactgtgcTTTGGCAGTAAAATACTCCATGCCACTCCATACATATCTCAGTACAATATTCATATATTTGAGACTAAAAATGAAGGTGTTAAGGCTTCAACAATGCACCTAAAGAACGTCCATCAATTAACTGGGGTCTTCTAAAAACTAATGTGAAAATGAAGTAGCAAATgtaaaggaagaaaataaacatgatgGGATtttctgttatatgaaaataaccaACAAAAGGATGGTGTGAAGCTTCCTCATGTGACAACGTGttatgaaatgtttaatttcacttattacacagcaatttgccaaaaaaaaaatttatttattaaagaatgacatgacatatgttttatccatttataattgcatttaatgctgtggaatatcaatgaagcaagttagttcctattatcacaTGCTTTATAGCAGCACCaatttatatcttttttttttcccttatgaAGCTAGTAagatgaaaaatgcagcttgtcattttaccaaAGAACCATAAAGcctgtgtcagaaaacttaaattGACAGTTTTACCCatgaccgttacaaagcactgatactggagactccttccacgaaTGTTCATTAAACATCTCCACATAGAAACaactatttgtttttaatccGTATATGTGCAATGTCCACCAAACAAGTCCCTGTCTAAaatgttgctatagaaatgataaagtaTTGGAAAGAGTACATTAATGTAAACTTAAACGGCACTATTGTTAGAGCAGgtgttatataaaattaatcaacaccttctgaccaatcagaactgagaataCATCAGTGctgtgtttaataataataatgatgattgaTAGTAatgtcctttctctctctgttttggcacaaaaaaatcCTGTTTAGCCTTCTACTTTACCCTGTTGACTACTGTTTAAactttctcacagtacactgcTGTTCCATTCCAATCATGGACTTAgctgacattttcaatcagtataaacaaatgaatgattttatcgccacaagtctgttataagattaggcgttttaaaatgaaaacgatcctcgtccacactggcattttcactgtgtttcagaaacgatctccatccacactacacgactgaatacgcatgtcacatgaccattcatgcacactggttataggcatacaagtgtaaacaggaagtgggttgctagtccaaaccggcaTTCCATGTAGAgcttacgccgcttgaaatgagatttgttagattgctctaatcatagctcgcctcttgcgcgtGTAGTATTATAtagtttatacatatatatatagtatttatatatagtacatatatatatatatttatatatagtattatattatatagtactgcagctgcagtattataaaatacagaatttaactgcacaatggctgctaagaatgatgacaaagccagcaaagcttgtgGTTcggtctccgtgttgttgtgtatatgatcaagatagcgtaacggtcatatggtaggggcttgatgAATCAGGAAAGGAAATGCAATGAtacagaagacccaatcagggggcgaatgtgggctcagccacgccttcgttttcaaaagtctttgttttggtcCGTTTACAATGAAacagttttcaaactaaaacggggtcttcggcgtttccaaaagtctctgtTTTCATGGGTCGAAAACGCCGGAATAGTGTAGACAACAGGTGTAACCATAGcaaaagttatgcgttttaaaacaaaaatgcactagtgtaaacagggccttagtcaggacactgttgggtttctgtgtgtagagtatcatgactggGTTtggctgctggtgagcaggatGATGGGAAacgggaggggtgtgagcctcCTGCTgagcaaacaattcacacctacAATAATTTATCTCTGTCCCTTAACTCTATAGTAACATTATAGATAAATGTGTAAACGTAAGAGataaaaacagacagcacaactaaagcacaccgtatacaactgccacttAACTTCAACTTTTAgttatttatacagtacatttaaaaacaactttgttGCCCAAAGTGCTTCACAATTACTTTAGAAGAAgagtatataaaaaataaaacagtaaaagatGAAGcgcaatataataaaaaatactaaataacaattaacatgcatacacacaaatagTCAACAACATTATCGTGCCTACGCACGCAGAGACAAGAACTCAAGATTCCCTTCCTTCAAAAGCTAGCTTAAAAAGACACGTTTTCAACTGAGAGCCTGCTGAATATAGAGTGGAAGACTGTTCCACAATTTTggagcaaataaatatttagccacaataaaattataacatttaaaccgagtaagctaggtaaaaaaaaaaaatacttatgaaaaactgcaaattcttaaagtctGTCTACTTTCATACTttcattaaccactactgtggagtgtgaaaTCACAAATAAACTCACTACTGAACACAACCACCACCAAGACAGGCGCAAATTTCATTTATGTTTGGGGTCTCTGGTAAAAATCCCATATTATTATACGCAGTTTCTGGTCCTTCTTGACAAgtgtgttctataacatgtaaaacgggaacatggaAGGAATATTCtcaaagcaactcatgtaaacactttaatcagaCTATTGTCTTGTTCAGAATAAggttaataattacattattgctgtccatgtaaacgtagctaTTGATGCAGTACGTACTAGCAGATGTGGCAATGCTTTTTAAGTTCATCCAAGAAAAAATATCCTCGACCGCAAACGCATAGCTCCTCCCTCACACACAGGCCCCGCCCCACCTGCCCCTCCCACAGGCTCATCCAGCCCGTTTGACGTTCCGCTGCTTCTTTCATTTCCAGCTTTGCCGCTGATCTCCATTTTCTTCTTCAGGCCCGACACACAGGAAAAGGGGATTACACTCGTGAAGCAAAATGAATGAAGAATACGACGTTATCGTTTTGGGAACTGGACTTACGGTATATACTCCTTTCGATAAAACCTAACAGATTTGATCCGCTTTTCTGGATTTGCTTCGTCTCTCTAAAGAGAGAGCCGAAGCCTGATTAGCTAGCTACTTAGCTGGCTAGTTTGCtagctttattattttaattccaaTTCATTGCATGCTCACTATCTTACTGCACTATATAGGAGACGGTTAGATATGActtatagtgcactatatgtttCATGGGGAGCAATTTAGGATTCCGCCCTAGTCCATGCTAACTTGTCTCTGATTTCGCCTTGCTAAGTAGCGCCAAACGTACTgttagccttttttttgttccgGTTAGCTAACTCATTTTAATTCACTTGACGCCATTGTGACTAATACgttgcttgttttattgtattggAAGAATTTGTTACGCAAACGTTCTGATATTGAACTGATAAATCCACGCTGTTTGTTTTAATTAGCTAGATAAGTAGCTCGGTGGCTAGTTAGGAAGTATTGCTAGCTGTCCAGGTGGCTGGTTAGCGTATTATCTCTCTCTGCGCTAACTGGGCAGCTAGCAGTACAACACACAGCTGTAAACTGaggaaaataaaagatataGAGCTGCCAAATGTTATTTTTTGCAgtttgatatatatttattcgCGTTTGAAGTGAGCGAGCTCGCGGACGTGAAGTTTGCAGGCGGTGTGTGTGTTCGCTACATTAGCTAGCATTCTCTTCGCATCCGCCTTTTATTTAATCTTACTCAGTAGTAGCTTTAATAATTTCCTTTGGGAGGAGATTGGTTTCCCTTCTTTGGTTGTTTAATTATGTCGAAGCATAACGTTAATTAATAGTTTAACAAACGTTAGTAAACAGCCGCACCCTCATTTCTCGAGGCTTAACTCCTCGTACAGTTCATCCAGtcctgtttaataataataaccacgtagctttgtgtgtgtgtgtgcgcgcgcgcgcgcgtgtcaACATTTGAAATGACGAGCCTCATTTCCGCTTTCATAGAACTTCTAAATGATCCAGTAATATCTTAGGTTATGAAACTTTTCCCTTATTTAGACCGAatatagaaagagagagtatgttcatcatcatcatcttcattcattcatcttcagtgaccGGGGTCAGGGTAGTGGAGGATCTGGAGTTTATCCTGGGAACACCGGGTGTGAGGTGCGAATACACTGTGAATGGGAATCAAGTGCACCAGGCACACAAACCCACATATCCATGCACTTAGAATAGCCAGTTCacctaacagcatgtttttaggatgtgggaagaaaccggagaacccagaggaaacccacacaggcgTGATGAAAACCGTGCTCCATGGGAAACTCCATATAGAAGATGCTGCAGTGCGTTATATCACCAG contains:
- the ankrd16 gene encoding ankyrin repeat domain-containing protein 16, which encodes MADENIYKLLIKLTQDGHLCKIKNQIEETSEIKQSMNAHVGKSGDTLLHYAARHGHLDIVKYFVEDLNVDIELHNNDYKRALHEASSMCHEQCVRYLLDKGAKIDCLKKADWTPLMMACTRRNLEVIRVLLDHGADPTLQNKDGWNSFHIACREGDPAVIEHLLHIRPEVWRTESKTRRTPLHTAAMHGCLEVVKILLERCDYKPDEKDSCGVTPFMDAVRNGYLDVAKLLLEKHQACPTAVDILGAQPLHQASVTAQEEALRFLVHELSVDVNVRATALELTALHYAAKEGHTDTIKTLLQLGADLHARDKKGRSALHMACIGQHAITARALLQLGLTDTEDSTGTTARQHAKKPDMTRVFEMPEEPEP